The Amycolatopsis sp. NBC_01480 genome segment CGCGCAGACCAAGCCCGCGATCACCGCCGCGATCGTCGACGGCGAGTACCCGTCCTGCTCCTCCCAGCGTTCCTGCTGGGTGTACGGCGAGGCTTTTCCGTTGTCCGCGCGGTAATCCAGCAGGAAATCCGCCGCCTTCTTCACGCCGGGCCACATGTCGGCGCGCCCCAGCTGCTGCGCCAGCACGATCGGGAACGCCGTCTCGTCGAGCTGCACGGACGTCCAGTACGGCTTGCCGTCGACGTTGCTGTTCTGCGGCAGGTGCCCGTCCGGCAGCTGCTGGGTGCCGAACATGTAGTCGACGGACCGGTTCGCGGCCGCGCGGTCGCCGGCGGCCAGCAGCCCGGTGGCGATCTGGTAGAGGTCACGCGGCCAGACCAGGTGATACGTGCCCGACGGCGAGTACGCCGGATCGTTGTTCCCGAACCGCCACGGCATGCTCGGCGACGCGATGAAGGCACCCGGGTGGTGCTTGTCCTCGCTCGCCGCCAGCGTCAGCACGGACGCGGTGTAAAGGTCCCGCTCGCTCCCGGTCTTCAGCGACGACGGCGGCCGGCTCACCGTTCGCAGATAGCCCGACCAGCCGCGGTCGTACGCGCGTTCGGCGTCACGGAAGCCGCGCCGTTGCGACGCTTGGGCATTGGTGACCGCGGCGGCGCTGTTCGCGCCCATCCCGAGCGCGAGCGTGACGTGCCGCGACCGCACGCCGTCGGCGGCCGTCTGCCCGGTGAGGACCACATTTCCCTTGCCGGCGCTGGCATACGGCGTCAGCCGGCGGGTCTTGGCCAGCTGCGTGATGCCGTCGGACGCGCCGTCGTACCCCACGCTCGTGCTGGTGAACGACGGCGTCGCGGTCAGCGCGGCCGCGGTCTTCACGTCGCTCGCGGTGAGCAGCGGGCCGGACGCGCGGGCCGAGTCGTCGGAGCCGTCGTTCGTCAGGTCCGGGTCGGCGACGGCGTACAGCTGGTACAGCCGCCCGGTCAGCGACGTGAAGTCGACGTCCACCAGCACACTCGCGCGGGCCGGGTCGGTCACGTAGGTCTTGCGCAGGCGCCAGCGGTGCTGGTCGTCGGTGATGGTCTGCTCGTAGGTCAGGCTGTCCGAGTCGACGCGGCGCACCTGCTGCGCGCGGGCGGACGAGTCGACGGTCGCGAAGCTCCGCCCGTCGCTGACCACCAGCTCCAGCGAACGGACGCTCGGCGTGGACAGATCGGGGTAGTAGACCTCCGACATCCGCCCGGCCTGCAGGGTGAACCAGATGTCGCTGCCGGCCTCGCGGGCGGTGCCGAAGCCGGTTTTGTTCGCGGGCAGCCAGCTCGGGTGCGTGCCCGGCGCGCCGGGTGCGTCACCCCCGCTGCTGCCGGCGGCGGTCGCGGCGGCGGGGACCAGGCTGGTCACCAGCAGCGTCGCCAGCGCCGGGAGTAAGACTTTTCGCATATCGACCCCAGGTGAGACGTAGCGCGCACAGTTGCGCAAAGCCCTGCGATTGTTACGTCGATCCCTGGCGCTCGCATGGTCCGATCCGGTGAAGAAGCCACCGGCCGCCAAAGTGGCGGGCTTGTGCCGCGCGCCCCCGCCGTGGCATGGTCGGTGGCGCAACCCCAACTCAAAAAACGCGGGAGCTCGCGCCTTGGCGGGCTGAGAGGGTGACTGGTGTCTGTCTGTGGACACCCGGCGTCACCGACCGCATGAACCTGACCGGGTAATGCCGGCGTAGGGAGTGAACGTCGTTGACGACGCTGGAGAACAAGGCCGCCATCACGCCGACCGTGACCACGGGGCCGATCACCGGTTCGCACAAGGTCTACCACCGGACGGAATCCGGCCTCCGGGTGCCGGCCCGGCGGGTCGACCTGTCGAACGGTGAGCATTTCGACGTGTACGACACCTCCGGCCCGTACACCGAGCCGGACGCCAAGATCGACGTCCACAATGGACTACACCCGCTGCGCACCGGCTGGGCCGACGGGCGCACGCACAACACCCAGCTGGGCTGGGCGAAAGCCGGCGTGATCACCCGCGAGATGGAGTTCGTCGCCGCGCGCGAGCGCTGTTCCCCCGAGCTGGTGCGCGACGAGGTGGCGCGCGGGCGCGCGGTGATCCCGGTCAACCGCAAGCACCCGGAGTCCGAGCCGATGATCATCGGCAAGAACTTCCTGGTGAAGATCAACGCCAACATGGGGAACTCGGCCGTCTGGTCCTCTGTGGAGGAAGAGGTCGACAAGATGGTGTGGGCCACCCGCTGGGGCGCCGACACGATCATGGACCTGTCCACCGGCAAGCGCATCCACGAGACGCGCGAGTGGATCATCCGCAACTCGCCCGTGCCGGTCGGCACCGTGCCGATCTACCAGGCGCTGGAGAAGGTCGACGGGGACCCGGAAAAGCTTTCCTGGGAGGTGTACCGCGACACCATCGTCGAGCAGTGCGAGCAGGGGGTCGACTACGTCACCGTGCACGCCGGCGTGCTGCTGCGGTACATCCCGCTGACCGCGCGCCGGGTCACCGGCATCGTCAGCCGAGGCGGCTCGATCATGGCCGCGTGGTGCCTGGCGCACCACCAGGAGTCCTTTTTGTACACGCACTTCGAGGAGCTCTGCGAGATCCTGCGGAAGTACGACGTCACGTTCTCCCTCGGCGACGGCCTGCGGCCCGGCTCCATCGCCGACGCGAACGACCGCGCGCAGTTCGCGGAGCTGGAGACGCTCGGCGAGCTGACGCACCTCGCGCGCGAGCACGACGTGCAGGTGATGATCGAAGGCCCCGGCCACGTGCCGATGCACAAGATCAAGGAGAACGTCGAGCTCGAGGAGCAGCTGACCGGCGAGGCGCCGTTCTACACCCTCGGCCCGCTCACCACCGACATCGCGCCGGCGTACGACCACATCACCTCGGCCATCGGCGCGGCGCAGATCGGCTGGTACGGCACGGCGATGCTGTGTTACGTCACGCCGAAGGAGCACCTCGGGCTGCCCAACCGAGACGACGTGAAGACCGGCGTGATCACGTACAAGATCGCCGCGCACGCCGCCGACCTCGCCAAGGGCCACCCGCACGCGCAGGAGTGGGACGACGAATTGTCCAAGGCGCGCTTCGAGTTCCGCTGGAACGACCAGTTCAACCTGTCGCTCGACCCGGACACCGCCCGCTCGTTCCACGACGAGACGCTGCCCGCGGAGCCGGCCAAGACGGCGCACTTCTGCTCGATGTGCGGCCCGAAGTTCTGCTCGATGCGGATCACCCAGGACGTGCGCAAGTACGCCGAGGAGCACGGTCTGTCCACTGTGGAGGCCATCGAGGCCGGCATGGCGGAGAAGTCGGCCGAGTTCGGCGAGCACGGCAACAAGGTCTACCTGCCCGTGGTCGGTCAATGACCCGCCCCGACGTGTTCTTTCCCGCGGAGGGGCCATGAACACAGCACCGCGCACCGCCCTCACCATCGCCGGATCCGACTCCGGCGGTGGTGCGGGCGTGCAGGCCGACCTGCGCACCTTCTTCGCGAACGGGGTGCACGGGCTGGTCGCGCTGACCGCCGTCACGGTGCAGAACTCGTTGGGCGTGCAGGGTTTCACCGAGATCCCGGTGGACGTGGTCACCGCGCAGATCAAGGCCGTCGCGTCGGACATGGGCGTGCACGCGGCGAAAACCGGCATGCTCGCGACCGCCGAGATCATCCAGGCAGTGGCGAAAACGCTCGACGAAGTCCACATCGGACGGGGCACGGACACGCCGTTTGTGGTCGACCCGGTGGCCGCGTCGATGACCGGGCACGCGCTGCTGCGCGAGGAGGCGCTCGAGGCGATCCGCACCGAGCTGTTCCCACGCGCCACCCTGATCACGCCGAACCTCGACGAGGTGCGGCTGCTCACCGGCATCACGGTCACCGACCCGGCCACCCAGCGCGCGGCGGCCGAGGCCCTGCTGGAATTCGGCTCGCGGTGGGTGCTCGTGAAGGGCGGCCACATGCGCGACACGGACACCTGCGTGGACTTGCTGTACGACGGCACCGAGCCGATCGAGCTGACCGGCGCCCGCATCAACACGGAAAACACCCACGGCGGCGGCGACACGATGGCTTCGGCCATCACGTCTTCGCTCGCGAAGGGCGCGGACGTGCCAACGGCCGTCACGGAGGCGAAGCGTTTCATCGAACGGTGCGTCGCGGAGGCGTACCCGCTCGGCGCGGGGGTGGGCCCGGTCTCGCCGTTCTGGCGGCTCGCGGACTGACCGGCGTGGTGGCAGCTCGCCGGCTGAGCGGCCAGACTGGTGGCCGTGACCGACGAAACCAGCACCCGCGCCCTGTGGAACAGCCTGCCCGAAGACCTGCGCACCGAGGTCGACCGGCTGGTCACCGCGCACCAGCCGGCGTCCGTGATCAAGCTGCTCCGCAAAGCGGGCCTCACCCCGTCCCCGGGCATCGCCGAAAGCCGTGACCTCGCGGACCTGCGAGCCCGCGAACTGAACATCGGCCCGCGGTTCAGCTGACCCTGAAACGCCCCAATGTGGCGTTGGTTGCGTTGAGCGCACCCAATGTGGCGTTCGGTGCGTCCAGCGCACCGAACGCCACATTGGGGCGCATTCGACGAACGAGACCGGCCTGACCTGCAGATGCTGGTGCCC includes the following:
- a CDS encoding glycoside hydrolase family 15 protein translates to MRKVLLPALATLLVTSLVPAAATAAGSSGGDAPGAPGTHPSWLPANKTGFGTAREAGSDIWFTLQAGRMSEVYYPDLSTPSVRSLELVVSDGRSFATVDSSARAQQVRRVDSDSLTYEQTITDDQHRWRLRKTYVTDPARASVLVDVDFTSLTGRLYQLYAVADPDLTNDGSDDSARASGPLLTASDVKTAAALTATPSFTSTSVGYDGASDGITQLAKTRRLTPYASAGKGNVVLTGQTAADGVRSRHVTLALGMGANSAAAVTNAQASQRRGFRDAERAYDRGWSGYLRTVSRPPSSLKTGSERDLYTASVLTLAASEDKHHPGAFIASPSMPWRFGNNDPAYSPSGTYHLVWPRDLYQIATGLLAAGDRAAANRSVDYMFGTQQLPDGHLPQNSNVDGKPYWTSVQLDETAFPIVLAQQLGRADMWPGVKKAADFLLDYRADNGKASPYTQQERWEEQDGYSPSTIAAVIAGLVCAADLASANGAAADAQRYLAAADAFKAGLAKETITTNGPLSKDPYFVRLTKDGDANAGTKYNLGNSSVTMDQRAVTDAGFLELVRLGVYAPDDPVIRNSIKVTDADISYTTPNGQFWHRYTKDGYGELADGSPWDYTYPSESRTTFGRLWPLLAGERGEYELAAGDRAAAAGRLRDLGRVASSADTMPEQVWDENPPSGEPGFATGTPTGSATPLAWTHAQYVRLAWAVKDGSVIEQPAVVRCHFLGC
- the thiC gene encoding phosphomethylpyrimidine synthase ThiC yields the protein MTTLENKAAITPTVTTGPITGSHKVYHRTESGLRVPARRVDLSNGEHFDVYDTSGPYTEPDAKIDVHNGLHPLRTGWADGRTHNTQLGWAKAGVITREMEFVAARERCSPELVRDEVARGRAVIPVNRKHPESEPMIIGKNFLVKINANMGNSAVWSSVEEEVDKMVWATRWGADTIMDLSTGKRIHETREWIIRNSPVPVGTVPIYQALEKVDGDPEKLSWEVYRDTIVEQCEQGVDYVTVHAGVLLRYIPLTARRVTGIVSRGGSIMAAWCLAHHQESFLYTHFEELCEILRKYDVTFSLGDGLRPGSIADANDRAQFAELETLGELTHLAREHDVQVMIEGPGHVPMHKIKENVELEEQLTGEAPFYTLGPLTTDIAPAYDHITSAIGAAQIGWYGTAMLCYVTPKEHLGLPNRDDVKTGVITYKIAAHAADLAKGHPHAQEWDDELSKARFEFRWNDQFNLSLDPDTARSFHDETLPAEPAKTAHFCSMCGPKFCSMRITQDVRKYAEEHGLSTVEAIEAGMAEKSAEFGEHGNKVYLPVVGQ
- the thiD gene encoding bifunctional hydroxymethylpyrimidine kinase/phosphomethylpyrimidine kinase, with amino-acid sequence MNTAPRTALTIAGSDSGGGAGVQADLRTFFANGVHGLVALTAVTVQNSLGVQGFTEIPVDVVTAQIKAVASDMGVHAAKTGMLATAEIIQAVAKTLDEVHIGRGTDTPFVVDPVAASMTGHALLREEALEAIRTELFPRATLITPNLDEVRLLTGITVTDPATQRAAAEALLEFGSRWVLVKGGHMRDTDTCVDLLYDGTEPIELTGARINTENTHGGGDTMASAITSSLAKGADVPTAVTEAKRFIERCVAEAYPLGAGVGPVSPFWRLAD